In Rhinatrema bivittatum chromosome 1, aRhiBiv1.1, whole genome shotgun sequence, a single genomic region encodes these proteins:
- the LOC115099130 gene encoding pollen-specific leucine-rich repeat extensin-like protein 3: MHQPVIPEHFWSPPPPPHLQSFSMHQPVITEHFWSPPPPPHLQSFSMHQPVIPEHFWSPPPPHLQSFSMHQPVIPEHFWSPPPPPHLQSFSMHQPVIPEHFWSPPPPPHLQSFSMHQPVIPEHFWSPTPPHLQSFSMHQPVIPEHFWSPPPPHLQSFSMHQPVITEHFWSPPPPPHLQSFSMHQPVIPEHFWSPPPPHLQSFSMHQPVITEHFWSPPPPPHLQSFSMHQPVIPEHFWSPPPPHLQSFSMHQPVIPEHFWSPPPPHLQSFSMHQPVIPEHFLSSLPRPGVTFRVTMDQGASQ; the protein is encoded by the coding sequence ATGCATCAGCCAGTGATTCCGGAGCACTtctggtcccctcctccccctcctcacctgCAGAGCTTCTCCATGCATCAGCCAGTGATTACGGAGCACTtctggtcccctcctccccctcctcacctgCAGAGCTTCTCCATGCATCAGCCAGTGATTCCGGAGCACTtctggtcccctcctccccctcacctgCAGAGCTTCTCCATGCATCAGCCAGTGATTCCGGAGCACTtctggtcccctcctccccctcctcacctgCAGAGCTTCTCCATGCATCAGCCAGTGATTCCGGAGCACTtctggtcccctcctccccctcctcacctgCAGAGCTTCTCCATGCATCAGCCAGTGATTCCGGAGCACTTCTGGTCCCCTACTCCCCCTCACCTGCAGAGCTTCTCCATGCATCAGCCAGTGATTCCGGAGCACTtctggtcccctcctccccctcacctgCAGAGCTTCTCCATGCATCAGCCAGTGATTACGGAGCACTtctggtcccctcctccccctcctcacctgCAGAGCTTCTCCATGCATCAGCCAGTGATTCCGGAGCACTtctggtcccctcctccccctcacctgCAGAGCTTCTCCATGCATCAGCCAGTGATTACGGAGCACTtctggtcccctcctccccctcctcacctgCAGAGCTTCTCCATGCATCAGCCAGTGATTCCGGAGCACTtctggtcccctcctccccctcacctgCAGAGCTTCTCCATGCATCAGCCAGTGATTCCGGAGCACTtctggtcccctcctccccctcacctgCAGAGCTTCTCCATGCATCAGCCAGTGATTCCGGAGCACTTCTTGTCTTCTTTGCCCAGGCCTGGGGTGACCTTCAGAGTCACTATGGATCAGGGAGCATCACAATAG